Proteins encoded by one window of Filimonas effusa:
- the mrdA gene encoding penicillin-binding protein 2: protein MPVYNQSRSRIVQIIFVVVFLVIIGQLLHLQIFSSSYRMQAESNARFRKVIYPDRGIIYDRKHRAVLENTIMYDLVVTPGEIRGTDTFTLCKILGIDTAEFKKRIVTAIIKNTSYKPSVFEPLLTPELYARLNENMYKFPGFILSDRPVRDYPFAAAANILGYLGEVDTGFLRRHKDEGYEMGDYAGMTGLERSYEKVLMGTRGIKYLIRDNRSRIQGSYENGAYDTTAIAGKSLHSSLDVELQQLGEKLMGNKVGSIVAIDPRTGGILCMVSSPTYDPNLLTGNQRRKHFSQLFRDPRLPLINRAVTLRYSPGSTFKTVVGIIGLTEGVIDEKFSISCSGAFYGCGTGRPKCLDRGTFNLTSAIAHSDNTYFATVFKRIIDQPRYGSADSALKVFNKYAYSFGLGNKLGIDIPYESGGNIPTSNYYKKIFGPKWVSCNIISNSIGQGEVQTTITQLANVMAFIANKGWYYTPHLIDSIEGGDKFDLLREYKVKHYGNHIPDTVFEAVHNGMQGVMEYGTGFYAQVPGVTVCGKTGTVENYLSGVKQKDHAFFGAFAPRDNPRIAIAVLCENAGFGASSAAPIASLMIEKYLKDSIAGKERKDKAENIAKMNLIPERMRRAMDSLSRMARIKDSIAQVKAQKAMNDTLVIEEQTEVDSSNSNIRQYRIDAPQQPAGKDTGNKRIRRTPAAVLPDEQRNKPKPTYQRV from the coding sequence ATGCCGGTTTACAACCAGTCGCGTAGCAGAATAGTGCAGATCATCTTTGTCGTTGTGTTCCTTGTTATCATAGGGCAGTTGCTGCATTTGCAGATCTTTTCTTCCTCGTACCGTATGCAGGCCGAAAGTAATGCACGGTTCAGAAAAGTGATCTACCCCGACAGGGGCATTATCTACGACCGGAAACACAGGGCAGTACTTGAAAATACCATCATGTACGACCTCGTGGTAACGCCTGGCGAGATCCGTGGTACCGATACTTTTACCCTTTGCAAGATCCTGGGTATCGATACGGCAGAATTTAAAAAACGTATCGTTACCGCCATCATCAAAAATACTTCCTACAAGCCTAGCGTATTCGAACCGCTGTTAACACCCGAACTCTATGCGCGGCTGAACGAAAACATGTACAAGTTCCCGGGTTTTATCCTGTCCGACCGTCCCGTACGTGATTATCCCTTTGCCGCCGCAGCCAATATCCTGGGTTACCTGGGTGAGGTAGATACAGGCTTTTTACGCAGGCATAAAGACGAAGGATATGAAATGGGCGACTACGCCGGTATGACAGGCCTGGAACGTTCTTACGAAAAAGTGCTCATGGGTACACGTGGTATCAAATACCTCATCCGCGATAACCGCAGCCGTATCCAGGGTTCTTACGAAAACGGCGCTTACGATACTACAGCTATCGCCGGTAAAAGCCTGCACTCGAGCCTCGACGTAGAGCTGCAGCAGCTGGGCGAAAAACTCATGGGAAACAAGGTGGGCAGTATCGTAGCTATCGACCCCCGGACAGGTGGTATCCTTTGTATGGTTAGCAGCCCCACCTACGATCCCAATCTTTTAACAGGCAACCAGCGGCGCAAACACTTCTCCCAGTTATTCCGCGATCCCAGGCTGCCGCTCATCAACCGCGCAGTAACACTCCGTTACTCTCCGGGTTCTACCTTTAAAACGGTAGTGGGTATCATCGGTCTTACCGAAGGCGTTATAGATGAAAAGTTTTCTATTTCCTGTAGCGGCGCATTTTATGGCTGTGGAACCGGGCGCCCGAAATGTCTCGACCGTGGCACCTTCAATCTTACCAGCGCCATTGCACATAGCGATAACACCTATTTCGCCACCGTATTCAAACGCATAATAGATCAGCCCAGGTACGGAAGTGCAGATAGCGCTTTAAAGGTGTTTAATAAATACGCCTACTCCTTTGGCCTGGGTAATAAGCTGGGCATCGATATCCCTTACGAATCGGGTGGTAATATCCCTACCTCCAACTATTATAAAAAGATCTTCGGCCCTAAATGGGTATCCTGTAATATCATTTCAAACTCTATAGGCCAGGGCGAGGTGCAAACCACCATCACCCAGCTGGCGAATGTAATGGCATTCATCGCCAACAAAGGATGGTACTACACTCCACACCTCATCGATAGCATCGAAGGCGGTGATAAGTTCGATCTGCTGCGCGAGTATAAAGTAAAACACTACGGTAACCATATCCCCGATACGGTCTTTGAAGCGGTGCACAACGGTATGCAGGGCGTAATGGAATATGGTACCGGCTTTTACGCCCAGGTGCCTGGCGTAACAGTATGCGGTAAAACAGGTACCGTGGAAAACTATCTGAGCGGCGTGAAACAAAAAGACCACGCATTCTTTGGCGCTTTTGCCCCGCGCGATAATCCACGTATTGCAATCGCCGTACTGTGCGAAAACGCCGGCTTCGGCGCCTCTTCGGCAGCGCCTATCGCCAGCCTGATGATCGAAAAATACCTGAAAGATTCTATCGCAGGAAAAGAACGGAAAGACAAAGCGGAAAACATCGCCAAAATGAACCTCATTCCCGAACGTATGCGCAGGGCAATGGATAGCCTGTCCCGCATGGCAAGAATTAAAGACAGTATTGCCCAGGTAAAAGCCCAGAAGGCAATGAAC
- a CDS encoding rod shape-determining protein MreD, translating into MSTLVKNIFRFILFILVQAYVLDKVPPLHQFVKPYVYFLFILWLPFNMPRLALMLVAFVFGLCMDYFSGTPGLHAAPCVLIAYLRPFLLNVLLPQEKTEISYGEPGIKSLGFAPYSVYIVLLTFVHHTYLVLIEWLQFGDFLFFMGKVAATTAVSLLLIFIAEMLFYRKARFKTNAA; encoded by the coding sequence ATGAGTACACTGGTAAAAAATATTTTCAGGTTCATCCTGTTTATTCTTGTCCAGGCATATGTGCTGGATAAAGTGCCGCCTTTGCATCAGTTCGTAAAGCCTTATGTGTACTTCCTCTTCATCCTTTGGCTGCCGTTTAATATGCCAAGGCTCGCTTTAATGCTCGTGGCATTTGTATTTGGGCTTTGTATGGACTACTTCTCCGGCACTCCCGGCTTGCATGCTGCCCCCTGTGTACTTATCGCTTACCTGCGGCCTTTTTTACTCAACGTATTATTGCCACAGGAAAAAACAGAGATCAGCTATGGCGAACCCGGTATCAAAAGCCTGGGCTTTGCTCCCTATAGCGTATATATCGTATTACTCACCTTTGTACACCATACCTACCTCGTACTGATAGAATGGCTGCAGTTTGGTGATTTCCTGTTTTTTATGGGTAAGGTGGCGGCAACAACAGCGGTAAGCCTGCTGCTGATCTTTATCGCCGAGATGTTGTTTTATCGCAAAGCCCGTTTTAAAACAAATGCTGCTTAA
- the mreC gene encoding rod shape-determining protein MreC: MRNIILFIRRFFTLVVFFVLQGVCIAILVNYNKTYEAVFANAANELSGRADKQYNNIEYFFHLKETNRQLAEENARLRNSLLSNFDGPGNNKVLQIDTTYKDTLGRVRQFSWLPAKVVSNSLSSETNYLTLNRGASQGVTKDMAVVGPDGIVGKVILVSSNYARVMSLLNRNSKVSAMLKKGSYSGIVEWDGGDPRHLILRNIPKSAQVKQGDTVLTSNLSGNFPPGLMVGTVSKIESEQSSNFYTMKVQTATNFFTLQFAYLVENETWKEQKALEAQTPKNQ; the protein is encoded by the coding sequence ATGCGTAATATTATTCTTTTCATCAGGCGCTTTTTTACGTTGGTGGTATTCTTTGTGCTGCAGGGAGTATGTATTGCCATTCTGGTAAACTACAATAAAACATACGAAGCCGTCTTTGCCAATGCAGCCAACGAACTCAGCGGCAGGGCCGATAAGCAGTATAATAATATAGAATACTTCTTTCACCTGAAGGAAACCAACAGGCAGCTGGCCGAAGAAAACGCCCGCCTGCGCAATAGCCTGCTTTCAAACTTCGATGGCCCCGGCAATAACAAGGTCCTCCAGATCGATACTACTTATAAAGATACGCTGGGCCGGGTAAGGCAGTTCAGCTGGCTGCCCGCCAAGGTGGTGAGTAACTCCCTGTCATCCGAAACCAATTACCTTACCCTCAACCGCGGCGCCAGCCAGGGTGTAACCAAAGATATGGCAGTGGTAGGGCCCGATGGTATCGTTGGTAAGGTGATCCTGGTGAGCAGTAACTATGCACGCGTCATGAGCCTCCTCAACAGAAACAGCAAAGTAAGCGCCATGCTCAAGAAAGGCTCTTACTCCGGTATCGTGGAATGGGATGGCGGAGATCCGCGCCACCTTATCCTCAGAAATATCCCCAAGAGCGCCCAGGTGAAACAAGGCGATACGGTATTAACCAGCAACCTGTCAGGAAACTTCCCGCCCGGCTTGATGGTCGGAACCGTTAGCAAGATCGAAAGCGAACAATCCAGCAATTTTTATACAATGAAAGTGCAAACAGCTACCAATTTCTTTACCCTGCAGTTTGCTTACCTTGTAGAAAACGAAACCTGGAAGGAACAAAAGGCATTGGAGGCACAAACACCTAAGAATCAATGA
- a CDS encoding rod shape-determining protein: MGMFNFFTQEIAMDLGTANTLIIHNEEIVVNEPSIVALNRNNPKEVLAVGKKALMMHEKTHESIRTVRPLKDGVIADFNAAELMIREMIKMIYPKKPLFPPSWRMMICIPSSITEVEKRAVRDSAEQAGAKEVYLIHEPMAAALGIGIDVEEPVGNMIIDIGGGTTGITVIALAGIVCDQSIRIAGDEFTSDIMEALRRYHSLLIGERTAEQIKIQIGAAMKDLENAPDDLPVNGRDLVTGIPKQIMVSYQEVAEALDKSIFKIEEAILKALETTPPELAADIYRRGLYLTGGGALLRGLDKRLSQKIKLPVHIADDPLKSVVRGTGIALKNYQRFPFIMR; the protein is encoded by the coding sequence ATGGGAATGTTTAACTTTTTTACACAGGAAATAGCGATGGACTTGGGTACCGCCAATACCCTGATCATACATAATGAAGAGATTGTAGTGAACGAGCCTTCTATTGTTGCCTTAAACCGCAACAACCCGAAAGAAGTGCTTGCGGTGGGTAAAAAAGCGCTGATGATGCACGAGAAAACCCATGAAAGCATTCGTACCGTTCGCCCCCTGAAAGATGGTGTGATCGCCGACTTTAATGCTGCGGAATTAATGATCCGGGAAATGATCAAAATGATCTACCCCAAAAAACCATTGTTCCCCCCTAGCTGGCGTATGATGATTTGCATTCCCTCAAGCATTACCGAAGTAGAAAAAAGAGCCGTGCGCGACAGTGCCGAACAGGCCGGAGCAAAAGAGGTTTACCTCATCCACGAACCCATGGCCGCAGCCCTGGGTATTGGCATCGACGTAGAAGAACCCGTAGGTAACATGATCATCGATATCGGAGGTGGTACAACAGGTATTACCGTTATCGCCCTGGCAGGTATCGTATGTGACCAGAGTATCCGTATCGCCGGCGACGAATTTACTTCAGATATCATGGAGGCTTTACGCCGCTACCATAGCCTGCTCATCGGTGAAAGAACGGCCGAACAGATCAAAATACAGATAGGCGCCGCAATGAAGGACCTGGAAAATGCTCCCGACGACCTGCCTGTAAACGGACGTGACCTGGTAACAGGTATCCCCAAACAAATCATGGTAAGCTACCAGGAAGTGGCAGAAGCGCTGGATAAAAGTATTTTCAAAATAGAAGAAGCTATTCTGAAAGCACTTGAAACCACGCCGCCCGAGCTGGCAGCCGATATCTACCGTCGCGGTTTATACCTTACCGGTGGTGGCGCCCTGTTGCGCGGCCTCGATAAAAGACTGAGCCAGAAAATAAAACTGCCGGTGCATATTGCCGACGATCCGTTGAAAAGCGTTGTGCGCGGTACCGGTATTGCTCTTAAAAATTATCAGCGGTTTCCTTTTATCATGAGATAA
- a CDS encoding tetratricopeptide repeat protein — protein MNRPRIHLTWIFCLLTCSLVIAQDSEFKRDLEKAKEEMKLNGVDEQPDYNRAIRLLESALAKNDKSAEAWYFYGYALDRLNSADGDAMIRQQLKLTIKSSEAFEKAIAISNDVYTGELLTLDPHTKILTVWGSQAIRYAYDNKPDSSYWALKQASERGGINSTVLQYFRQVLEECSRDAFLFTNGDMYLHYLNYLQTIEKYRTDVNCVDLNLLNARWYPGWLVKKNRLPVSIAPADLEKLDIVRWDVKVVNIQDKNPAHSDTGISWKLWPTYGKKYMLRADRILLNVLQQNAFKKDVFFPGDVPPVMSLFLTDYLECNGLTNKLVTDSLTTELSTLIKRLRKLKYIPSYPKTYLNNRDNIQVLNNYRFTYATAVNLAMKEGKIAIAKDLAQSVQHKYPETTLPFFTEETRKWFQELEKKTEEKAKLE, from the coding sequence ATGAATCGCCCCCGAATACATCTGACATGGATTTTTTGCCTGCTGACTTGCTCTTTGGTAATAGCCCAGGATAGTGAATTTAAGCGCGACCTGGAAAAAGCCAAAGAAGAAATGAAGCTCAATGGCGTCGACGAACAGCCTGACTATAACAGAGCGATACGATTGCTGGAATCGGCCCTCGCCAAAAACGATAAATCCGCCGAAGCCTGGTATTTCTATGGTTATGCGCTCGATCGGCTGAACTCGGCCGATGGCGATGCCATGATCCGTCAGCAGCTGAAGCTGACAATCAAGTCCAGCGAGGCCTTCGAAAAGGCCATTGCCATCAGCAACGACGTCTACACCGGCGAGCTGCTGACGCTCGACCCGCATACCAAGATCCTGACAGTGTGGGGCTCCCAGGCTATCCGCTATGCCTACGACAATAAACCCGATTCTTCGTACTGGGCATTGAAACAAGCCAGTGAGCGTGGCGGCATCAATAGTACCGTACTGCAGTATTTCCGCCAGGTGCTCGAAGAATGCTCCCGCGACGCCTTTCTGTTCACCAACGGCGACATGTACCTCCACTATCTTAATTACCTGCAAACGATAGAAAAATACCGGACCGACGTGAACTGTGTCGACCTCAACCTCCTGAATGCCCGCTGGTATCCCGGATGGCTGGTGAAAAAGAACCGTTTGCCCGTTTCCATCGCACCGGCCGATCTCGAAAAACTCGATATCGTACGCTGGGATGTGAAAGTGGTGAACATACAGGATAAAAATCCCGCCCATTCCGATACAGGCATATCCTGGAAACTATGGCCTACCTATGGTAAAAAGTATATGCTGCGCGCCGACCGTATCCTGCTGAATGTGCTCCAGCAGAACGCCTTTAAAAAAGATGTCTTTTTCCCCGGCGACGTGCCCCCCGTAATGAGCCTTTTCCTTACCGACTATCTCGAATGTAACGGACTTACCAATAAACTTGTTACCGACAGCCTGACCACAGAGCTTTCAACATTGATAAAACGTCTTCGAAAGCTTAAATACATTCCCTCTTATCCCAAAACCTATTTAAATAACCGGGATAATATTCAGGTGCTGAATAATTATCGTTTCACCTACGCTACAGCTGTAAACCTGGCGATGAAAGAAGGGAAAATCGCTATAGCAAAGGATTTGGCGCAATCGGTACAACACAAGTACCCCGAAACAACACTGCCGTTTTTCACCGAAGAAACGCGTAAGTGGTTCCAGGAGCTCGAGAAAAAAACAGAAGAAAAAGCTAAATTGGAATAA
- the purD gene encoding phosphoribosylamine--glycine ligase gives MNILVIGSGGREHALAWKLRQSTNCDKLYIAPGNAGTASCGINVKIGVNDFAAQKQFCLSNEIGLVIVGPEEPLVKGIYDYFTNDPALQHIKVFGPSAEGAQLEGSKAFSKKFMQRHNIPTAAYAEFTADNFEEGKKYLRQHSLPIVLKADGLAAGKGVVISQTHAEALEAFEEMIVNKQFGDASAKVVVEEFLQGIEVSVFAITNGSQYKIIGHAKDYKRIGEGDTGLNTGGMGCVSPVPFMDAAFMQKVEQTIVAPTINGFKQEAITYKGFVFFGLMNVAGTPYVIEYNCRMGDPETEVVMPLLQNDLVTLLLDTCDGRLDQVAITTDSRYCATVMAVSGGYPGDYEKGKKITINANGTDPEQTIVFHAGTTETEKGVVTNGGRVLAVSSYGATMSEAVAASRKALEGIDFEGIYYRKDIGFEFE, from the coding sequence ATGAACATTTTAGTGATAGGATCAGGTGGCAGAGAGCATGCACTTGCCTGGAAATTACGTCAGAGCACCAATTGCGATAAACTTTATATAGCCCCCGGTAACGCCGGAACAGCCTCCTGCGGCATCAATGTAAAGATCGGCGTCAACGATTTTGCTGCTCAAAAGCAGTTCTGCCTCAGCAATGAGATCGGCCTGGTGATTGTTGGTCCCGAAGAACCGCTGGTAAAAGGTATCTACGACTATTTTACAAATGACCCTGCTTTACAACATATAAAGGTCTTCGGCCCTTCGGCCGAAGGAGCGCAGCTCGAAGGCAGCAAAGCCTTCTCTAAAAAATTCATGCAGCGTCACAACATTCCCACAGCAGCCTATGCCGAATTCACTGCCGATAATTTTGAAGAAGGAAAAAAATACCTGCGGCAGCACAGCTTACCCATTGTTTTAAAAGCCGACGGGTTGGCCGCAGGCAAAGGGGTGGTCATCAGTCAAACCCATGCAGAAGCCCTGGAAGCTTTTGAGGAAATGATCGTCAACAAACAGTTCGGCGACGCCTCTGCAAAAGTGGTGGTAGAAGAATTCCTGCAGGGAATTGAAGTAAGCGTATTTGCGATCACCAACGGCAGCCAGTATAAAATAATCGGCCACGCCAAAGATTATAAACGCATAGGAGAGGGCGACACCGGCCTCAATACCGGCGGTATGGGATGCGTAAGCCCCGTTCCGTTCATGGATGCCGCCTTTATGCAAAAGGTAGAACAAACCATTGTGGCGCCTACCATCAATGGCTTTAAACAGGAAGCTATCACCTATAAAGGCTTCGTATTCTTCGGCTTGATGAATGTGGCAGGTACACCATATGTGATCGAATACAACTGCCGCATGGGCGACCCCGAAACCGAAGTGGTAATGCCTTTGCTGCAAAACGACCTGGTAACATTACTGCTCGATACCTGCGATGGCAGGCTCGATCAGGTAGCGATAACTACCGATAGCCGTTACTGCGCTACCGTAATGGCAGTAAGCGGCGGTTATCCCGGCGATTATGAAAAAGGAAAGAAAATTACAATTAACGCCAACGGTACCGATCCGGAACAAACTATCGTCTTCCATGCCGGCACCACAGAAACGGAGAAAGGCGTAGTTACGAACGGCGGCCGCGTGCTGGCAGTAAGTTCTTATGGCGCAACCATGAGCGAAGCCGTCGCTGCCTCCCGTAAGGCACTCGAAGGCATTGATTTTGAAGGTATTTACTATAGGAAAGATATTGGCTTTGAATTTGAGTAA
- a CDS encoding peptide MFS transporter, protein MNDVSASKGHPKGLYILFATEMWERFNYYGMRAVLILFMTKALLFDKAFASNLYGSYTSLVYLTPLIGGFVADRYWGNKRSIIAGGILMAIGEFILFFCGSVYASAPGLSTLLFFSGLGFMIAGNGFFKPNISSLVGQLYPKGDRRIDAAYTIFYMGINVGGALGPILCGTLGDTGSPADFKWAFLVAGIGMTISVLVQKFFHNKYVTAPGNREKVLGLTPAGANPNFLKPIVMVGGLIGFSILTIGLLYLEARVVSYLTYLLLAAVILIAFMIFSDKTLSRIEKERICVIFIAAFFVIFFWSAFEQAGASLTFFADEQTDRSLGLNISLPIVYIVAAAGLFGIVQLLRKASKNLASEYDKALRFIVFGLLSITGVAIIGGVIYLAAKGQSISMNEVPASFFQSLNSVFVVSFAPIFAWLWVKMGKREPGSPTKMAIGLLLLSIGYLWIAFGVKDIPAGTKVSMIWLTGMYALHTCGELCLSPIGLSMVNKLAPLKFGSLLMAVWFLANAVANKLAGILSSLYPDGKPTRFLGYEMTNTYDFFILFVVMSGVAALVLFLITKKLQKMMHFDKD, encoded by the coding sequence ATGAATGATGTTTCTGCCTCCAAAGGGCACCCCAAAGGCCTCTATATTTTGTTTGCAACGGAGATGTGGGAAAGGTTTAACTACTATGGCATGCGTGCTGTTCTCATTCTCTTCATGACCAAAGCGCTGCTGTTCGACAAAGCATTTGCCTCTAATCTTTACGGTAGTTATACCAGTCTTGTTTATCTCACTCCGTTAATCGGGGGCTTTGTTGCCGACCGGTATTGGGGAAACAAAAGATCTATCATTGCCGGTGGTATTTTAATGGCTATCGGGGAGTTTATCCTGTTCTTTTGTGGTTCAGTTTATGCCAGTGCTCCGGGTTTATCGACCCTGCTTTTCTTTTCGGGCCTGGGTTTCATGATTGCGGGCAACGGTTTTTTCAAGCCCAATATATCTTCCCTGGTTGGCCAGCTATATCCTAAAGGCGACAGGAGAATTGATGCCGCTTACACCATTTTTTATATGGGGATTAACGTAGGTGGCGCTTTAGGTCCTATTTTATGTGGTACACTGGGAGACACTGGCAGCCCTGCAGATTTCAAGTGGGCGTTCCTGGTAGCCGGTATTGGTATGACCATCAGCGTGCTGGTTCAGAAATTCTTCCATAACAAATATGTTACAGCACCCGGCAACAGGGAAAAAGTATTGGGTCTGACACCTGCGGGCGCCAATCCCAATTTTTTAAAGCCTATTGTGATGGTAGGCGGCCTGATAGGTTTTTCTATTTTAACGATAGGCTTACTGTATTTGGAAGCAAGGGTTGTTAGTTACCTGACCTACCTGCTTTTAGCTGCGGTTATACTTATTGCGTTCATGATCTTCTCTGATAAAACACTTAGCAGAATTGAGAAAGAGCGGATCTGCGTTATTTTCATTGCCGCTTTCTTTGTGATCTTTTTCTGGAGCGCTTTTGAACAGGCAGGCGCTTCGCTCACCTTTTTTGCCGATGAGCAAACCGACAGAAGTCTTGGTTTAAATATCAGCCTTCCTATTGTTTATATTGTTGCGGCTGCAGGCCTTTTCGGCATTGTGCAGTTGTTGAGAAAGGCCAGTAAAAACCTTGCCTCTGAATATGATAAGGCGTTAAGGTTCATTGTCTTTGGTTTATTATCCATTACAGGTGTAGCCATCATAGGTGGTGTTATTTACCTTGCCGCCAAAGGTCAGTCCATTTCCATGAATGAAGTTCCGGCCAGCTTCTTCCAGTCGCTCAACTCCGTTTTCGTGGTAAGCTTTGCGCCTATTTTTGCATGGCTTTGGGTTAAAATGGGTAAAAGAGAGCCTGGTTCTCCTACCAAAATGGCGATTGGTCTTCTCTTACTTTCCATAGGTTATCTCTGGATTGCTTTTGGGGTAAAAGATATACCTGCCGGCACAAAGGTGTCGATGATATGGCTTACGGGCATGTATGCTTTACATACCTGCGGGGAGCTTTGCCTGTCGCCCATTGGTCTTTCCATGGTTAACAAGCTGGCGCCTTTGAAATTTGGTTCATTGCTTATGGCGGTATGGTTCCTGGCCAATGCGGTAGCGAACAAGCTGGCCGGCATCTTAAGCTCATTATATCCCGATGGCAAGCCTACACGTTTTCTTGGTTACGAAATGACCAACACCTACGACTTTTTCATATTATTCGTGGTAATGTCGGGTGTAGCGGCGCTGGTATTGTTCCTTATTACCAAGAAGCTGCAGAAGATGATGCACTTCGATAAAGACTAA
- a CDS encoding OPT family oligopeptide transporter, whose translation MSEKKAFQPFVSPDTKMKEFTLKAVLMGSIFGIIFGAATVYLALKAGLTVSASIPIAVIAITLGRRFLNTTILENNIIQTTGSAGESIAAGVVFTLPGFLFLTDGGGEQFFNYMTILTLAIFGGILGTLMMIPLRKALIVKEHHTLPYPEGTACGDVLIAGEKGGDFAKTAFWGLGFAFVYAILQKIFHVIAEAPYYMTKQANKFFPSARVSGEITPEYLGVGYIIGPKIGGVLVAGGVFAWLAAIPLLASLVPADVIAAQQVKLGYLANVAVSGGKGGWDAATHTFSDYSAAIYYAYIRQIGAGAVAAGGFITLIKTIPTIISSFKGSLGSIKTSEDAGAVKRTDKDLNIKVVLFGSLALIVLMALLPQIPGNGVGQKLLIGLLVVIFGAFFVTVSSRIVGLIGSSNNPISGMTIATLMGTCLIFIAVGWSGKVYEPMALVVGGLICIAAANAGATSQDLKSGYIVGATPKYQQMALFIGAIVSSIVIGLTVKFLDKPTAAMLAEDPTLTHAIGSAVYPAPQGTLMATLAKGILSFNLDWQFVLVGVAIAITMELCGVKALSFAVGAYLPLSTTLPIFIGGLIRGFADKKTGKAATAEEEELGKGNLFATGLVAGGAVAGVIIAVLSGIDSTAAGLLKVNTEHGLTQMLGENGYMLLGTLFFLFMGFVLYRIAVKKDKPV comes from the coding sequence ATGTCTGAAAAGAAAGCATTCCAGCCATTTGTATCGCCTGATACTAAAATGAAGGAATTTACCCTGAAAGCTGTACTTATGGGCAGCATTTTCGGGATCATTTTTGGTGCGGCCACTGTGTACCTGGCGCTTAAAGCTGGTTTGACGGTATCGGCTTCTATTCCTATTGCGGTAATTGCGATTACGCTGGGGCGCCGTTTTCTGAATACCACTATTCTCGAGAATAATATTATACAAACAACGGGATCTGCGGGTGAAAGTATTGCTGCGGGCGTTGTATTTACATTACCGGGGTTCCTGTTCCTTACCGACGGCGGGGGGGAGCAGTTCTTTAATTATATGACCATTCTTACGCTGGCCATTTTCGGGGGCATTCTTGGCACTCTTATGATGATACCGCTGCGGAAGGCGCTTATTGTTAAGGAGCATCATACCTTGCCTTACCCTGAAGGCACTGCCTGCGGCGATGTGCTCATTGCCGGTGAAAAAGGCGGTGATTTTGCCAAGACTGCGTTCTGGGGCCTTGGTTTTGCCTTTGTTTACGCTATTCTGCAAAAGATCTTTCATGTGATAGCAGAAGCGCCTTATTACATGACGAAGCAGGCCAATAAGTTTTTCCCTTCTGCAAGGGTGAGTGGAGAAATCACTCCCGAGTACCTGGGGGTGGGTTATATCATTGGTCCCAAGATTGGCGGCGTACTGGTAGCAGGCGGTGTTTTTGCGTGGCTTGCGGCCATTCCATTGCTGGCCTCACTGGTGCCTGCAGACGTCATTGCAGCACAGCAGGTGAAGCTGGGTTATCTTGCCAATGTTGCGGTTAGCGGCGGCAAAGGTGGCTGGGATGCGGCAACGCATACTTTCAGCGATTATTCGGCCGCTATTTATTATGCCTATATCAGGCAGATAGGCGCCGGCGCCGTAGCAGCAGGCGGTTTCATTACGCTTATTAAAACCATACCTACTATCATCTCTTCTTTCAAAGGCAGCCTGGGTTCCATTAAAACTTCAGAAGATGCCGGTGCGGTTAAACGCACCGATAAAGACCTGAACATTAAAGTGGTATTGTTTGGCAGCCTTGCCCTGATCGTATTAATGGCTCTTCTGCCACAGATACCTGGCAACGGCGTTGGCCAGAAGCTGCTGATAGGTTTGCTGGTAGTGATATTCGGCGCTTTCTTCGTTACCGTGTCGTCCCGTATTGTGGGATTGATTGGCTCGTCCAATAATCCTATCAGTGGCATGACCATTGCAACGCTTATGGGCACCTGTCTTATTTTTATAGCAGTGGGCTGGAGCGGTAAGGTATATGAGCCTATGGCGCTGGTGGTAGGCGGCCTGATATGTATCGCTGCTGCCAATGCGGGCGCTACTTCCCAGGATCTGAAGAGCGGGTATATTGTAGGCGCTACTCCCAAGTACCAGCAAATGGCTCTTTTCATTGGTGCTATCGTTTCATCGATCGTTATAGGGTTAACCGTTAAGTTCCTGGATAAGCCTACTGCGGCTATGCTGGCAGAAGATCCGACATTAACACATGCCATTGGCAGCGCCGTTTATCCTGCCCCACAGGGTACCTTAATGGCAACGCTGGCGAAAGGCATTCTTTCGTTTAACCTCGACTGGCAATTTGTTCTGGTAGGTGTAGCTATAGCCATCACCATGGAGCTTTGCGGTGTGAAAGCGCTGAGCTTTGCGGTGGGTGCTTATCTGCCGTTGTCGACTACCTTACCTATTTTCATTGGCGGCCTGATACGTGGCTTTGCCGATAAGAAAACGGGTAAAGCGGCTACTGCGGAAGAAGAAGAACTGGGCAAGGGTAACCTGTTTGCCACCGGGCTTGTTGCCGGGGGTGCTGTAGCCGGTGTTATCATTGCCGTGTTATCGGGGATAGACAGTACTGCCGCGGGGCTGCTGAAGGTAAATACCGAACATGGTCTTACGCAAATGCTGGGAGAGAACGGCTATATGTTGTTAGGAACTCTGTTCTTCCTGTTCATGGGATTTGTTTTGTACCGGATAGCGGTGAAGAAAGACAAACCTGTTTAA